In one Sporomusa sphaeroides DSM 2875 genomic region, the following are encoded:
- the dcuC gene encoding C4-dicarboxylate transporter DcuC translates to MGIVISLLVTFWVGFLIVKKYKPQPVLFMAGLILMFTAVMLGLGEILPAKSSTGSVLFDAFEFIKQTMSSRAAGLGLNIMAVGGFARYMDHIGASKALVKLTIRPLLALRSPYLVMAGAWVVGMFLGLCINSASGLAMLLMVTVFPVLISLGVSRLSATAVIATTLCLDWSPSDTGTILSATTAGLDPVLYWTNYQIPIAIAVIPVVAVLHYFVQKWLDKRDGHVVQATELAATETEEDTPPMIYAILPALPLALILVFSSLWISWIKMDIIKAMFIGVAIGMIFEYIRHRDGKKVFADVQSFFDGLGMQMANVITLIVAGETFAKGLMTIGTIDAIIASAQSSGFGAAGMILVMVGIIAVASVVMGSGNAPFFAFAALTPTVAAKMSVAPVVMLLPMHFAASAARAISPITAVIVVSSSMGGVSPFDLVKRTAIPMLGALLVIIVANFWLFY, encoded by the coding sequence ATGGGTATTGTGATTTCTTTACTCGTCACTTTTTGGGTTGGTTTTCTGATCGTCAAAAAATATAAGCCACAGCCTGTGCTGTTTATGGCTGGGCTAATTCTCATGTTTACAGCCGTTATGCTGGGGCTTGGCGAAATTTTGCCGGCAAAGAGCAGCACCGGCTCTGTTCTGTTTGATGCTTTCGAATTTATTAAGCAGACAATGAGTTCCCGGGCGGCCGGCCTTGGTCTCAATATTATGGCGGTTGGCGGTTTTGCCCGCTATATGGACCATATTGGCGCCAGTAAGGCGCTTGTTAAGTTGACAATCAGACCATTGCTGGCACTTCGCTCTCCCTATCTGGTTATGGCCGGTGCGTGGGTAGTTGGAATGTTTTTAGGCTTATGTATCAACAGTGCCTCAGGCTTGGCTATGTTGCTGATGGTTACCGTTTTTCCCGTACTTATCAGCCTTGGTGTCAGCCGCTTGTCGGCTACTGCTGTTATTGCGACCACACTTTGTCTGGACTGGAGCCCCAGTGATACCGGTACCATTCTGTCAGCCACCACGGCAGGACTTGATCCTGTCCTATACTGGACTAATTATCAGATTCCGATTGCCATCGCCGTAATACCGGTTGTGGCAGTACTTCACTATTTTGTACAAAAATGGCTTGATAAGCGTGACGGACATGTTGTACAGGCAACAGAATTAGCGGCAACCGAGACAGAGGAAGATACCCCGCCGATGATTTACGCCATACTGCCTGCCTTGCCGCTGGCACTTATTCTGGTGTTTAGCAGTTTGTGGATCAGCTGGATTAAGATGGATATTATCAAAGCCATGTTTATTGGCGTAGCTATCGGCATGATTTTTGAATATATTCGCCACCGGGACGGCAAAAAAGTTTTTGCCGATGTACAATCTTTTTTTGACGGTCTTGGTATGCAAATGGCCAATGTTATTACCCTGATTGTAGCCGGTGAAACTTTTGCCAAAGGACTTATGACAATTGGAACCATTGACGCGATTATCGCTTCGGCTCAATCTTCCGGTTTTGGTGCAGCCGGTATGATTCTTGTTATGGTAGGCATTATTGCCGTTGCCTCCGTTGTTATGGGCTCCGGTAATGCACCTTTCTTTGCCTTTGCGGCCTTGACGCCGACCGTTGCCGCAAAAATGTCGGTGGCACCGGTTGTAATGCTGCTGCCGATGCATTTTGCCGCAAGTGCCGCCCGCGCAATCTCGCCGATTACTGCTGTTATCGTAGTTTCCTCAAGCATGGGCGGGGTATCACCCTTCGATTTGGTGAAACGCACGGCTATTCCTATGCTGGGAGCTTTGCTGGTTATTATCGTTGCTAACTTTTGGCTTTTCTATTAG
- a CDS encoding FMN-binding glutamate synthase family protein: MLLSWMMMKLMDPMADEAMAKMFTEDYPDNPFLMVTVAEKLSPRAMMEAAMRAELGTELTRPLGSPLVLSPWDKVLLNPKQLFQLPYPDYKQVATKTVIGPAAKRPLELDIPIMITGMSYGGSLSLPMKRALAQGAALAGTSTNTGESAVTDEEREAARYLIGQYHRGGQLSGREQLSRLDAIEIQLGQGAWGGAVDESMAADKIGRHLRQAWHLEEGQGNTVYARMPGKQTPQDYIAMVNEMKAQYDVPVGIKIAGTDYIEYELAVIAQTQADYIVVDGSEGGTSASNPTLQDNVGLPTFHTLVRTVDWLEENNLRSRFSLIVAGGLTTPGHFLKALALGADAVYIGTIALMAAMQAQAAKALPQAPPTQLAMYTGQLADKLNVEMAANHLANFLRSCTAEMQLAAQAVGKQALAALDRSDLVSVERDLAEFAGIRYAASRRQYRQPAAVEGIQYQPQELQLQ; this comes from the coding sequence ATGCTGTTAAGCTGGATGATGATGAAACTGATGGACCCCATGGCTGACGAGGCTATGGCGAAAATGTTTACCGAGGACTATCCGGATAATCCGTTTCTGATGGTGACTGTGGCTGAAAAATTATCACCGCGCGCTATGATGGAGGCTGCTATGCGTGCCGAACTGGGTACGGAACTGACCCGTCCGTTAGGCAGTCCGCTGGTGCTGTCGCCATGGGACAAAGTACTGCTTAATCCCAAACAGCTGTTTCAATTACCCTATCCTGACTATAAGCAGGTTGCAACCAAGACCGTAATTGGTCCTGCTGCCAAGCGGCCGTTAGAACTGGATATTCCCATTATGATTACCGGCATGTCTTATGGCGGCTCTTTGAGTCTGCCGATGAAACGGGCCTTAGCCCAAGGGGCGGCCCTGGCGGGAACGTCAACAAATACCGGAGAATCGGCAGTCACTGACGAAGAGCGGGAGGCCGCCAGATATCTGATCGGCCAGTATCACCGGGGAGGTCAGTTAAGTGGCCGGGAACAACTAAGTCGGCTGGATGCTATTGAGATTCAATTAGGCCAGGGGGCCTGGGGCGGAGCTGTGGATGAGTCTATGGCTGCTGACAAAATTGGGAGGCATTTGCGGCAAGCCTGGCATTTGGAAGAAGGCCAGGGAAACACCGTCTATGCCCGTATGCCGGGTAAACAAACGCCACAAGACTATATTGCCATGGTAAATGAAATGAAAGCGCAATATGATGTACCGGTAGGAATAAAGATTGCAGGAACCGATTACATCGAATACGAATTGGCGGTTATTGCCCAAACACAGGCTGACTATATTGTTGTTGATGGTTCGGAAGGCGGTACGTCTGCCTCTAACCCCACCCTGCAAGACAATGTGGGCCTGCCGACCTTCCATACACTTGTGCGGACTGTGGATTGGCTGGAAGAGAATAACCTAAGGTCCCGGTTTAGTCTGATTGTTGCAGGCGGACTGACAACGCCGGGACATTTTCTCAAAGCACTGGCGCTGGGAGCTGATGCCGTATATATCGGCACAATTGCCCTGATGGCAGCCATGCAGGCTCAGGCGGCAAAAGCCCTGCCGCAGGCTCCGCCTACCCAATTGGCCATGTATACCGGACAATTGGCTGATAAACTGAATGTTGAGATGGCTGCTAACCATCTGGCGAATTTTCTCAGATCCTGCACTGCGGAAATGCAGCTTGCCGCCCAGGCTGTCGGCAAACAGGCATTAGCAGCCCTGGATCGCAGTGACTTAGTATCAGTAGAAAGGGACTTGGCAGAGTTTGCCGGTATTCGCTATGCCGCCAGCCGCAGGCAGTATCGGCAGCCGGCTGCGGTTGAAGGCATACAGTATCAACCGCAAGAACTACAATTGCAGTAA
- the gdhA gene encoding NADP-specific glutamate dehydrogenase, producing the protein MAISAKQYCEELYERVVKRNACEPEFHQAVKEVLESLEPVLEKHPEYIAMGIVESIIEPERQIVFRVPWVDDSGQVQVNRGFRVQYNSAIGPYKGGLRFHPSVYQGIIKFLGFEQTFKNSLTGLPIGGGKGGSDFDPKGKSDMEIMHFCQSFMTELYRHIGQDVDVPAGDIGVGAREIGYMFGQYKRIANAYEAGVLTGKGLTYGGSLGRKQATGYGLVYFVNEMMKAKGMSIEGKTVLVSGSGNVAIYAVEKIGEYGGKVVAVSDSNGYVYDANGINVETLKQIKEVERKRIYEYIKYHPSAKYYEGCCSGIWTIPCDIALPCATQNEINEEDARILVKNGCKVVAEGANMPTNLEGTKVFLDSGVLFGPAKAANAGGVATSALEMSQNSMRLSWTFEEVDAKLKDIMINIYKNTSKAAAEYGLKDNLVAGANIAGFVRVAEAMKAHGVV; encoded by the coding sequence ATGGCAATAAGTGCAAAACAGTACTGTGAAGAACTATATGAGCGGGTTGTAAAGAGAAACGCCTGTGAACCGGAGTTTCATCAGGCAGTGAAAGAGGTTCTGGAATCTTTGGAGCCGGTGCTGGAAAAACATCCGGAGTACATTGCGATGGGAATTGTTGAAAGTATTATTGAACCTGAACGGCAAATTGTATTTAGAGTTCCCTGGGTGGACGATTCCGGTCAGGTACAGGTTAACAGAGGCTTTAGAGTGCAGTATAACAGTGCGATAGGTCCGTATAAAGGCGGCTTGCGCTTTCACCCTTCCGTATATCAGGGAATTATTAAGTTTTTGGGTTTTGAGCAAACCTTTAAAAACTCATTGACAGGCTTACCCATTGGCGGTGGCAAAGGCGGTTCCGACTTTGACCCCAAAGGGAAAAGCGATATGGAAATTATGCATTTCTGTCAAAGCTTTATGACCGAGCTTTACCGGCATATTGGTCAGGATGTCGATGTGCCTGCAGGCGATATCGGTGTTGGCGCGCGGGAGATCGGTTATATGTTTGGCCAGTACAAACGCATTGCCAACGCCTACGAAGCCGGCGTTTTAACCGGCAAAGGCCTGACATACGGGGGCAGCCTGGGAAGAAAACAAGCCACAGGCTACGGGCTTGTGTACTTTGTAAATGAAATGATGAAAGCAAAGGGCATGTCCATTGAGGGGAAAACCGTGCTTGTTTCCGGTTCAGGCAATGTGGCCATCTATGCTGTGGAAAAAATCGGCGAATATGGCGGTAAGGTTGTGGCGGTAAGTGATTCCAACGGCTATGTTTACGATGCCAACGGCATTAATGTGGAAACCCTGAAACAAATTAAAGAAGTGGAACGCAAGCGGATTTATGAATATATAAAATACCATCCGTCGGCTAAATACTATGAAGGCTGCTGTTCAGGTATCTGGACAATTCCGTGCGATATTGCGCTGCCCTGTGCAACTCAAAACGAAATTAATGAAGAGGATGCCAGGATACTTGTTAAAAACGGCTGCAAGGTCGTCGCTGAAGGGGCCAATATGCCGACTAATCTTGAGGGAACCAAAGTATTTCTGGACAGTGGCGTTCTGTTTGGGCCGGCCAAGGCGGCCAACGCCGGCGGGGTTGCGACTTCGGCGCTGGAAATGTCACAAAACAGCATGAGACTCTCCTGGACCTTTGAGGAAGTTGATGCCAAGCTTAAAGATATTATGATTAATATTTATAAAAATACCAGCAAAGCCGCAGCCGAGTATGGCTTAAAGGATAATTTGGTTGCCGGTGCCAATATTGCCGGATTTGTTAGAGTGGCGGAAGCCATGAAAGCCCATGGAGTAGTATAA
- a CDS encoding response regulator transcription factor, with the protein MNNKKILIVDDEPHIRALLEQTLESLEDNGTELLFAKDGEEGLAMALHHLPEIIFLDIMMPKMNGYDACRQIKQQTSSYVVLLTAKGQETDRQKGLEAGADEYIFKPFDPDAVLLKAIKLLNR; encoded by the coding sequence GTGAACAACAAGAAAATACTGATTGTCGATGACGAACCCCATATCAGGGCCTTATTGGAACAAACGCTGGAATCACTGGAAGACAATGGCACAGAACTGCTTTTTGCCAAAGATGGCGAAGAGGGGCTTGCCATGGCCTTACACCATCTGCCGGAAATTATTTTCCTTGACATTATGATGCCAAAAATGAACGGTTACGACGCCTGCCGGCAAATCAAGCAGCAAACCTCCAGTTATGTCGTGCTGCTAACCGCCAAAGGGCAGGAAACCGACAGGCAAAAAGGCTTGGAGGCCGGAGCCGATGAGTACATTTTCAAACCCTTTGATCCTGATGCGGTCTTGCTCAAAGCCATAAAACTGCTTAACAGGTGA
- a CDS encoding ECF transporter S component — translation MEKTQSLRSAGKFGVRQIAIIGMLAAISIMLGLSGFGFIPLPTAKATIMQIPVIIGAILEGPLVGAMIGLLFGLFSIIQSITTPNILSFAFINPLVSVLPRVLIGVTAYYAYKWTRSEREGVRIGVGAVVGSLTNTFGVLTMIYVLYAAQFATARGISLEAAAQVIYGIALVNGVPEAIIATAITVPIVLAIKKRQKN, via the coding sequence ATGGAAAAGACGCAATCCCTGCGTTCGGCAGGCAAATTTGGTGTACGTCAGATTGCTATTATCGGCATGCTGGCGGCTATCTCGATCATGCTGGGGTTATCCGGTTTTGGCTTCATCCCGCTGCCTACGGCCAAGGCTACCATTATGCAAATCCCGGTCATTATCGGCGCTATTTTAGAAGGACCGCTGGTCGGTGCTATGATTGGCTTACTGTTTGGCCTGTTCAGCATTATTCAGAGTATAACCACACCGAATATTCTTTCCTTTGCCTTTATCAATCCTTTGGTGTCGGTGCTGCCCCGTGTACTTATCGGTGTTACCGCGTATTATGCCTATAAGTGGACGCGGAGTGAGCGCGAGGGTGTGCGCATTGGTGTAGGGGCCGTGGTAGGCTCGCTCACTAACACCTTTGGTGTGCTGACCATGATATATGTGTTATATGCCGCTCAATTTGCTACCGCACGAGGCATTAGCCTGGAAGCGGCAGCCCAGGTGATTTACGGTATTGCCCTGGTTAATGGTGTCCCGGAGGCAATCATTGCCACGGCTATAACGGTACCCATTGTCCTGGCGATTAAAAAACGGCAGAAAAATTAA
- a CDS encoding HD domain-containing phosphohydrolase codes for MNPLSTTKLNRLLDKHFLRQLLDHTHWIPSPVSIEIYDSNDTLFFTYGEATACGPVCQSPIVIDNQTIGIIRIQSMQPSDSPAKFWGLLLSSLAQAQWERRCITQDSLTRYRELALLYQLGDKLDSCLDPAELAEIVLSEVHRFIRAQAGSLLLVCPYTEKLSVVASYDSGETGGQLTPAASRLAHLVFATGKPEVIDDARLDPRLAAASRGWEPLLCVPLKIDNRILGVLNLGYKAGEFCFSAADMKLTEVIAAQAAKAFETARLFKEMENMAYAIILAAGATIDERDACTAGHSTRVAAISLAIATKLNQMREASPAIKKELPFIKLQEIKYAALLHDIGKIGVPEAVLTKRTRLSQDRMLTIRTRFDFITATTGQSLDEEFSLLAALNELHSLSPADSQSVRNLACRKYTDLSGDLQPFLLPEEAEALCVPRGNLIEQEFRQIQSHAEKSYKILKQIPFPAHLHRIPYIAYQHHERLNGSGYPNGLLTEEILLEAKIISVADVFEALTASDRPYRTPVGTEKALEILFAEAQAGHLDRLVVDTLATLVTGNPQWWNTLIAPLPGTKPKTGAKLPFEEEQV; via the coding sequence ATGAATCCTCTTTCGACCACTAAACTCAACCGGCTGTTGGACAAGCATTTCCTCCGGCAGCTGCTGGATCATACTCACTGGATTCCATCACCTGTCAGTATTGAAATTTATGATAGCAACGATACTCTGTTTTTTACATACGGTGAAGCAACCGCTTGCGGCCCTGTCTGCCAAAGTCCGATTGTTATCGATAATCAAACCATCGGTATCATCCGTATCCAAAGTATGCAGCCGTCAGACAGCCCCGCCAAGTTCTGGGGGCTGTTGCTTTCCAGCCTGGCGCAGGCGCAATGGGAGCGCCGCTGTATTACCCAGGACAGTCTGACCCGTTACCGGGAGCTGGCACTGCTTTACCAGTTAGGCGACAAACTGGATTCCTGCCTTGATCCTGCTGAGCTGGCAGAAATCGTCCTGTCGGAAGTTCACCGCTTCATCAGAGCCCAGGCCGGTTCGCTGCTGCTGGTCTGCCCTTACACCGAGAAGCTGTCAGTCGTGGCAAGCTATGACTCTGGTGAAACCGGCGGCCAGCTTACCCCGGCTGCCAGCCGGCTGGCCCATCTGGTCTTTGCTACCGGCAAACCGGAAGTGATTGATGATGCCCGGCTGGACCCCCGCCTGGCAGCCGCTTCCCGCGGCTGGGAACCGCTGTTGTGTGTCCCCCTCAAGATTGACAACCGTATTCTGGGGGTACTTAATTTGGGCTACAAAGCCGGAGAATTCTGTTTTTCCGCGGCCGATATGAAACTGACAGAAGTCATCGCCGCCCAGGCAGCCAAAGCCTTTGAAACAGCCCGGTTGTTTAAGGAAATGGAAAACATGGCCTATGCCATCATCCTGGCGGCAGGCGCTACCATTGACGAGCGCGATGCCTGTACCGCCGGTCACTCAACCAGAGTGGCCGCCATTTCCCTGGCCATTGCCACCAAATTGAACCAAATGCGCGAAGCCTCGCCAGCCATCAAAAAAGAACTGCCATTTATCAAGCTCCAGGAGATTAAATATGCCGCCTTGCTGCACGATATCGGCAAAATCGGTGTACCGGAAGCCGTACTGACCAAGCGAACGCGGCTTTCCCAGGATAGAATGCTGACAATCAGAACCCGGTTCGATTTTATTACGGCAACTACTGGTCAAAGTCTGGACGAAGAGTTCTCACTACTCGCCGCACTAAATGAACTCCACAGTCTGTCGCCTGCTGATTCCCAATCTGTCAGGAACCTTGCCTGCAGAAAATATACCGATCTGTCGGGAGACCTTCAGCCCTTTTTGCTGCCTGAGGAAGCAGAGGCCCTGTGTGTGCCTCGCGGCAACTTAATTGAACAAGAATTTCGGCAAATCCAAAGCCATGCCGAAAAGAGCTACAAAATTCTGAAACAAATACCCTTTCCGGCTCATTTACACCGCATTCCCTATATCGCCTATCAACACCATGAACGTTTGAACGGCAGCGGTTATCCTAACGGCTTACTGACAGAAGAAATACTGCTCGAAGCCAAGATAATCAGCGTAGCCGATGTCTTTGAAGCGCTCACGGCGTCAGACCGCCCGTACCGTACTCCTGTAGGTACGGAAAAAGCGTTGGAAATCTTGTTTGCCGAAGCCCAGGCCGGCCATTTGGACAGGCTGGTTGTTGACACACTGGCAACTCTCGTAACAGGCAACCCGCAATGGTGGAACACCCTTATCGCCCCCTTACCGGGCACCAAACCTAAAACCGGCGCCAAGCTGCCATTTGAGGAGGAGCAAGTGTGA
- a CDS encoding IS1182 family transposase: MLTEKLQANYTTDGNIYQLVLPMDIGDIIPADDSVRLLSAVLERMDYSKLEAAYSRLGRIERSPKRLFKILVYGYMNGIYSSRKLEQACRRDVNFIYLLGREKAPDHATIARFRSERLTEVIDDLFAQLVGQLADAGELSLSSVFIDGTKLEANANRYSFVWKKSTQSNEQKMQAKMKVQLPVLAAKLGLRFHVGQKIKAKDLKKLRKQLKVLQARQGIVFVNGKGQRKSVLQRAVETVEQYLLRQKKYDDYNHSFGERNSFSKTDRDATFLRMKEDHMKNGQLKPGYNATLAVDAEYIVGATITQERSDSQTLIPMLKKLQGLGYTKPVADAGFESEENYTWCEENKLTAFIKPANYEKAKTRKYKSDIGRRENMPYAESSDSYRCHKGHPIRAAYEKKTRSKAGYAIVTTVYTCTECAGCEHKAQCIKGKSKTPLEERSKNLYVSKTFLRQRRQMQERIQSKAGILLRLNRSIQVEGAFGVLKQDMGFRRFLLRSSIKVQTEFLLLCMGYNLNKLHNKIQKDRCGTYLHIPKTA, encoded by the coding sequence GTGCTAACTGAAAAATTACAAGCAAATTATACAACAGATGGAAACATATATCAACTAGTCTTACCCATGGACATCGGAGATATAATCCCGGCAGATGATTCGGTGCGACTACTCAGCGCGGTATTGGAAAGGATGGATTACAGCAAATTAGAGGCCGCGTACTCCCGTCTGGGCAGAATCGAGAGATCACCGAAACGTCTATTCAAAATCCTGGTCTATGGCTACATGAACGGCATCTATTCCAGCCGTAAGCTCGAACAGGCCTGTCGGCGGGATGTGAACTTCATCTATTTGTTGGGACGGGAAAAAGCCCCCGATCACGCGACTATTGCCCGGTTTCGCAGTGAACGACTGACTGAGGTGATAGACGACCTGTTCGCCCAGCTTGTCGGACAGTTGGCCGATGCAGGTGAATTGTCACTGTCGAGCGTATTTATCGACGGCACCAAGCTGGAGGCCAATGCCAACCGCTACAGCTTTGTCTGGAAGAAATCAACACAAAGCAATGAACAAAAGATGCAGGCCAAAATGAAAGTACAATTGCCGGTCCTTGCAGCAAAGCTGGGACTGCGCTTTCACGTCGGCCAGAAGATCAAAGCCAAAGACCTGAAAAAGCTGCGCAAACAGCTCAAAGTGCTGCAGGCGCGACAAGGCATCGTCTTTGTTAACGGTAAGGGGCAGCGTAAAAGTGTGCTGCAGCGGGCGGTGGAAACGGTGGAACAATACCTTCTCCGACAGAAAAAATATGACGACTACAACCACAGCTTCGGGGAACGCAACAGCTTTTCCAAAACCGACCGCGACGCCACGTTCCTGCGGATGAAAGAAGACCACATGAAAAACGGGCAGTTAAAGCCCGGCTACAATGCCACCTTGGCAGTGGATGCCGAATATATCGTAGGTGCCACTATCACTCAGGAGCGAAGCGACAGCCAGACCTTAATTCCAATGCTCAAGAAGCTTCAGGGATTGGGCTATACCAAGCCGGTAGCAGACGCAGGCTTTGAGAGCGAGGAAAACTACACCTGGTGCGAAGAAAACAAACTAACCGCGTTCATTAAACCGGCCAATTATGAAAAGGCCAAAACCCGCAAGTACAAGAGCGATATCGGCAGGCGGGAAAATATGCCCTACGCTGAGAGCAGTGACAGCTATCGCTGCCACAAGGGCCACCCAATCCGGGCGGCATATGAGAAAAAGACCCGGTCTAAGGCGGGCTATGCCATTGTGACAACAGTCTACACCTGCACCGAGTGTGCCGGCTGTGAGCATAAGGCCCAATGCATCAAAGGGAAAAGCAAGACACCGCTTGAAGAGAGGAGCAAGAACCTGTATGTATCCAAAACCTTTCTCCGACAAAGGCGGCAAATGCAGGAGCGTATCCAAAGCAAAGCAGGCATCCTGCTGCGCCTAAACCGTTCCATTCAGGTAGAGGGAGCCTTTGGGGTACTCAAACAGGACATGGGCTTCCGGCGATTTCTGCTGAGGAGCAGCATCAAAGTGCAGACGGAATTTCTCTTACTGTGTATGGGGTACAACCTAAACAAACTCCACAACAAGATCCAAAAGGACCGGTGTGGAACCTATTTACATATTCCTAAAACAGCCTGA
- a CDS encoding DUF3870 domain-containing protein produces MFAENTIYIVGNSKSPQNNPITQQYGQFFIGFVVDRETGEIITCGSSATIAVTAEFICSLFTGKSLSDDFQAIKQHVENRYFGSSQKAILVAYKDAQKKFFRIMNGLMIDLNE; encoded by the coding sequence ATGTTTGCCGAAAATACCATATATATCGTTGGCAATTCCAAGTCGCCGCAAAATAACCCAATTACGCAACAATATGGACAATTCTTTATCGGTTTTGTTGTTGACCGGGAAACCGGTGAGATTATTACCTGCGGCAGTTCGGCGACAATTGCTGTCACCGCCGAGTTTATTTGCAGTTTGTTTACCGGTAAGAGCTTGTCTGATGATTTTCAGGCCATTAAACAACATGTCGAAAATAGGTATTTCGGGTCATCGCAAAAAGCTATTCTGGTAGCTTACAAGGATGCGCAAAAGAAATTTTTCCGGATAATGAATGGTCTTATGATTGATCTCAACGAATAG
- a CDS encoding mandelate racemase/muconate lactonizing enzyme family protein, translating to MKIADIKIGKVCIPLKKTFKTALRQVDFAEDIIIKVIADNGEIGFGNAPPTAVITGDSQDSIIAAIRDTIGPRVIGMEVDNLEQIMTAIDTSMLHNSSAKAAMDIAVYDLFGKLHDMPLYKLFGGYRNVITTDLTISVNAPEEMVRDALEAVAAGYTELKLKVGTDAALDIKRVQAIREAVGSDIKLRLDANQGWAPKEAVRAIRKFEALGLDIELIEQPVKAHDFNGLKYVTDRVATDIMADESAFGPYEVFQLLAMGACDLLNIKLMKAGGLHQAVKIAGMAETLNVPCMMGCMLESKVGISAAASLAAGKKIISRADLDAAVLLAEDPVVGGVSFAKNQLILPEAPGLGITDVLGWQEIRS from the coding sequence GTGAAAATTGCAGATATCAAAATTGGCAAGGTATGTATTCCACTTAAAAAGACTTTTAAAACGGCTCTCCGCCAAGTGGATTTTGCCGAAGACATTATTATTAAGGTAATAGCTGACAATGGGGAAATTGGGTTTGGGAATGCACCGCCGACAGCAGTCATTACCGGCGACAGTCAGGACTCCATTATTGCTGCCATTCGTGACACCATTGGGCCAAGAGTAATAGGTATGGAGGTTGACAATCTGGAACAGATTATGACAGCTATTGATACATCGATGCTGCATAATAGTTCTGCCAAGGCGGCAATGGATATTGCTGTTTACGATTTATTCGGCAAACTGCATGATATGCCACTGTATAAGTTATTTGGCGGCTACCGGAATGTTATTACCACCGATTTGACCATTAGTGTTAATGCTCCGGAAGAAATGGTGCGTGATGCCCTGGAGGCGGTGGCGGCAGGTTACACTGAACTGAAGCTAAAGGTTGGCACTGACGCTGCGCTGGATATTAAACGGGTGCAAGCCATTCGCGAAGCTGTCGGCAGTGACATTAAGCTGCGTCTTGATGCCAACCAGGGCTGGGCGCCCAAAGAAGCCGTGAGAGCCATTCGCAAATTCGAGGCTTTGGGTCTGGATATTGAACTTATTGAGCAACCGGTAAAAGCCCATGATTTTAACGGACTTAAATATGTAACAGACCGGGTAGCAACAGATATCATGGCCGATGAATCGGCCTTCGGGCCCTACGAAGTCTTTCAACTGCTGGCCATGGGAGCCTGTGATTTGCTTAATATTAAATTAATGAAAGCAGGTGGTTTGCACCAGGCTGTTAAGATTGCCGGCATGGCTGAGACGCTTAATGTTCCGTGCATGATGGGCTGTATGCTGGAGAGCAAGGTGGGAATTAGCGCTGCTGCCAGTCTGGCAGCCGGGAAAAAAATTATCAGCAGGGCCGATTTGGATGCTGCCGTGCTGCTGGCTGAGGATCCGGTTGTCGGTGGTGTAAGCTTTGCGAAAAATCAGCTTATCCTTCCCGAGGCGCCGGGATTGGGGATTACCGATGTGCTTGGCTGGCAGGAAATCAGGAGTTGA